A genomic segment from Microbulbifer elongatus encodes:
- a CDS encoding serine hydrolase domain-containing protein yields MFQGIFHRIYSDLRGAWVPFLVAVALTSATAPAVADAGRGDKSASARTANKAVAKSVEASAREFDRYFRQLLKQQGIPGAAYVIVDRDKVVAMDTYGVRMKGKHQKVTTHTVFRLASVSKTFASSMAAVLEHKHKFNWGDKVVRYVPQLSFKTPALSMQLQVQHLLSHSSGLTPNAYDNYLEDNRPLSKILPKFASIDPHCAPGKCYGYQNVLFSLIEDVIQKATGVPYGRQLKERFFTPLKMDDASLGWESFMAANNRAAPHVQTGKGWRPVKVEKEYYLAAPAAGVNASISDMAQWLKAQMGYYPDILSHEVINDLTTERVETRRHLRHRIWRDYIDHAGYGLGWRLYTVGDDRIVFHGGWVAGFRAAIAYSEKRKVGIVILMNAESRVISDLTGNFIADITGNGKLVQAIAAASKK; encoded by the coding sequence GTGTTTCAGGGCATTTTCCACAGAATCTACAGTGATCTGCGTGGCGCGTGGGTACCGTTTCTCGTTGCCGTTGCGTTGACCAGCGCCACGGCCCCGGCGGTTGCCGATGCCGGCCGCGGCGACAAGTCCGCCAGCGCGCGCACAGCCAACAAGGCTGTCGCGAAAAGCGTGGAAGCCAGTGCCCGGGAGTTTGATCGCTATTTCCGCCAACTGCTGAAGCAGCAGGGAATTCCCGGCGCCGCTTATGTCATCGTGGATCGCGACAAGGTGGTCGCCATGGACACCTACGGGGTGCGGATGAAGGGCAAGCACCAGAAGGTGACTACGCACACCGTATTCCGTCTCGCCTCCGTGTCCAAGACCTTCGCCTCCAGTATGGCGGCCGTGCTGGAGCACAAGCACAAGTTCAACTGGGGCGATAAGGTGGTGCGTTATGTGCCACAGCTCAGTTTCAAGACCCCGGCGCTGTCCATGCAGCTGCAGGTGCAGCACCTGCTCAGTCACTCGTCCGGCCTTACCCCAAACGCTTACGACAACTATCTGGAAGACAATCGGCCCCTGTCCAAAATTCTGCCGAAGTTTGCTTCCATCGACCCCCACTGCGCTCCCGGCAAATGCTACGGCTACCAGAATGTGCTGTTCAGCCTGATCGAAGACGTGATTCAGAAGGCCACCGGCGTGCCCTACGGGCGCCAGTTGAAAGAGCGCTTTTTCACGCCGTTAAAAATGGATGATGCTTCGCTGGGGTGGGAAAGCTTTATGGCGGCGAACAATCGCGCCGCGCCCCATGTGCAGACCGGCAAGGGCTGGCGCCCGGTGAAGGTCGAGAAAGAGTATTACCTGGCGGCTCCGGCAGCGGGTGTGAATGCCAGCATCAGCGATATGGCCCAGTGGCTGAAGGCGCAGATGGGCTATTACCCGGATATCCTGTCCCACGAGGTGATCAACGACCTCACCACCGAGCGGGTGGAGACCCGCCGCCACCTGCGTCATCGGATCTGGCGTGACTATATCGACCACGCCGGTTACGGCCTCGGCTGGCGACTGTACACGGTGGGGGATGATCGCATTGTCTTCCACGGGGGCTGGGTCGCCGGTTTCCGCGCAGCCATCGCTTATTCCGAGAAGCGCAAGGTGGGCATTGTCATCCTGATGAACGCGGAGTCCCGGGTAATCTCTGATCTCACCGGCAATTTTATTGCGGATATCACTGGTAACGGCAAGCTGGTACAGGCAATCGCCGCAGCGTCGAAAAAATAG
- a CDS encoding peroxiredoxin: protein MAVLVGKPAPDFTAAAVLGNGEIVDAFNLAETIKGKKAVIFFYPLDFTFVCPSELIAFDHRFEEFQKRGVEVIGVSIDSQFSHNAWRNTAINDGGIGEVKYTLVADVKHEICQAYDVESEGGVAFRGSFLIDEEGVVRHQVVNDLPLGRNVDEMLRMVDALAFHQEHGEVCPAGWQEGDKGMNASPEGVAAYLSENSGKL from the coding sequence ATGGCTGTATTAGTAGGTAAGCCCGCACCGGATTTCACCGCGGCAGCAGTACTGGGTAACGGCGAAATCGTTGACGCGTTCAACCTGGCAGAAACCATCAAGGGCAAGAAGGCGGTGATCTTCTTCTACCCGCTGGACTTCACCTTTGTGTGCCCGTCCGAGCTGATCGCCTTCGACCACCGCTTTGAGGAGTTCCAGAAGCGCGGTGTTGAGGTAATCGGTGTTTCCATCGACTCTCAGTTCTCTCACAACGCCTGGCGTAACACCGCCATCAACGACGGTGGTATTGGTGAAGTGAAGTACACCCTGGTTGCGGACGTGAAGCACGAAATCTGCCAGGCCTACGACGTTGAGTCTGAAGGCGGCGTTGCTTTCCGTGGCTCCTTCCTGATCGACGAAGAAGGCGTTGTGCGTCACCAGGTGGTGAACGATCTGCCACTGGGTCGTAACGTCGACGAGATGCTGCGCATGGTTGACGCGCTGGCGTTCCACCAGGAGCACGGTGAGGTCTGCCCGGCGGGCTGGCAGGAAGGTGACAAAGGCATGAACGCTTCCCCGGAAGGTGTTGCTGCCTACCTGAGCGAGAACTCCGGCAAGCTGTAA
- a CDS encoding bacterioferritin-associated ferredoxin yields MNRRLYLRQVTAMYVCICKGITDSQIKEAVYDGSTSVKALRRHLGVSSQCGRCAELTQEIIDETMTAGMLTNTNSALFYSAG; encoded by the coding sequence TTGAATAGAAGACTGTATTTGCGCCAGGTTACCGCGATGTATGTATGTATCTGCAAAGGCATCACCGACAGCCAGATTAAAGAAGCTGTATACGATGGTTCCACCTCAGTGAAAGCACTGCGTCGCCACCTCGGGGTATCCTCCCAATGCGGCCGCTGTGCGGAACTGACGCAGGAGATTATCGACGAGACCATGACCGCCGGTATGCTCACCAACACCAACAGCGCCCTCTTCTATTCCGCCGGCTGA
- a CDS encoding DUF2254 domain-containing protein, with product MKQQLLHLAERLRASFWVIPAIMMAAAILFAQGFLSIDRHWNVEQLPGLGWLQLRDPDSARALLSAVASSTITVAGTVFSITTVALTLASNQFGPRLVRNFIRDRGTQISLGIFLSTFVYALLVMRGIDTSGPRHHHTLAVSFALLMALACIAYLIYFIHNVAQSIQIDNITFEINREFRNALDTIYPADDCRNPRTCRRDIRDIPLADDRLQVRANKEGYIQRIDNRKLIAWACEHQCTVRLKIHPGAFLYHWGNIATVHNPPRNIDSQAIAEAIQGAITLGAQPTAEQDVIFSVRQLAQIAVRALSPGINDPFTAYTCIDRLVDGIGIILQRPALPNCFHDDDQNLRLVTTELNFADVLAAALDEIREYGRDSGVVMRHLCSALIALAEICSRKEEQQALRQLIQRLQEDCEISLKDRFDVAAIQKQLSKMRSELE from the coding sequence ATGAAACAACAGCTGCTGCACCTTGCCGAACGACTGCGCGCCAGTTTCTGGGTTATCCCGGCAATCATGATGGCTGCGGCGATCCTATTCGCGCAGGGGTTTCTTAGTATCGATCGGCACTGGAACGTTGAACAGCTCCCCGGGCTGGGCTGGTTACAACTGCGCGACCCGGACAGCGCCCGCGCTTTGCTGTCCGCCGTTGCCAGCTCCACCATTACTGTGGCAGGTACCGTCTTCTCTATTACCACCGTCGCCCTGACCCTCGCCTCCAACCAGTTTGGCCCCCGTCTGGTACGCAACTTCATTCGCGACCGGGGCACCCAGATTTCCCTGGGCATCTTTCTTTCTACCTTTGTCTATGCGCTGCTGGTCATGCGCGGTATCGACACCAGCGGCCCGCGACACCATCACACCCTCGCGGTCAGCTTTGCGCTGCTGATGGCACTGGCCTGTATCGCCTACCTGATTTATTTCATTCACAACGTCGCCCAGTCCATTCAGATCGACAACATCACCTTTGAGATCAACCGGGAGTTTCGCAACGCGCTGGATACTATTTATCCCGCGGACGACTGTCGCAACCCAAGAACCTGCAGACGGGATATACGGGATATCCCACTCGCGGACGACCGCCTGCAGGTACGGGCCAACAAAGAGGGGTACATTCAGCGCATCGATAACCGCAAGCTGATTGCCTGGGCCTGCGAGCACCAGTGTACGGTGCGCCTGAAAATCCATCCGGGGGCATTTCTCTACCACTGGGGCAATATCGCCACGGTGCACAATCCGCCGCGAAATATTGACAGCCAGGCGATCGCCGAAGCCATTCAAGGCGCGATCACCCTCGGCGCGCAACCCACTGCCGAGCAGGATGTCATATTCTCCGTTCGTCAATTGGCACAGATCGCGGTGCGCGCCCTGTCGCCGGGGATCAACGATCCCTTCACGGCCTATACCTGCATTGACCGCCTGGTGGATGGGATCGGTATCATTCTGCAACGCCCCGCACTTCCCAACTGCTTTCACGACGACGATCAGAACCTGCGCCTGGTCACCACCGAACTCAACTTTGCCGATGTGTTGGCAGCGGCCCTGGATGAAATCCGCGAGTACGGCCGGGACAGCGGCGTGGTCATGCGACATTTATGCAGCGCACTGATTGCGCTTGCGGAAATCTGCTCGCGCAAGGAAGAGCAGCAGGCCCTTAGGCAATTGATCCAACGCCTGCAGGAGGATTGCGAAATCAGTCTGAAAGACAGATTTGATGTCGCCGCGATTCAGAAGCAGCTCTCCAAAATGCGCAGCGAGCTCGAATGA
- the bfr gene encoding bacterioferritin, producing MKGDPKVIEHLNKALGNELIAINQYFLHSRMFKDWGLKELADKEYHESIDEMKHADWLIERILFLEGIPNLQHLGKLLIGENTEEMLKCDLKLEQKAIPDLRDGIAYCESVRDYGSRELLQRILDSEEEHLDWLETQLGLIDKVGLQNYLQTQMVSASEE from the coding sequence ATGAAAGGCGATCCCAAAGTCATCGAACATTTGAACAAGGCACTGGGAAATGAGCTGATTGCCATCAACCAGTATTTTCTGCACTCCCGTATGTTCAAGGACTGGGGCCTGAAAGAGCTGGCCGACAAGGAGTATCACGAATCCATCGACGAGATGAAACACGCCGACTGGCTGATCGAACGGATTCTGTTTCTCGAAGGTATTCCCAACCTGCAGCATCTCGGCAAACTGCTTATCGGTGAGAACACCGAGGAAATGCTCAAGTGCGATCTGAAGCTGGAACAGAAAGCCATTCCTGATCTGCGCGACGGCATCGCCTACTGCGAATCGGTACGCGACTACGGCAGCCGTGAACTGCTGCAGCGCATTCTCGATTCCGAGGAAGAGCACCTGGACTGGCTGGAAACCCAGCTTGGGCTGATCGACAAGGTCGGCCTGCAGAACTACCTGCAGACCCAGATGGTGTCCGCCTCCGAGGAATAA
- the grxD gene encoding Grx4 family monothiol glutaredoxin — MDTLENIKKQIADNDILLYMKGSPNAPQCGFSMRASQAVMACGKRFAYVDVLSNPDIRQELPKYANWPTFPQLWVKQELVGGCDIIMEMHESGELKTLIEEAAKDAEQGE; from the coding sequence ATGGATACTCTGGAAAACATCAAAAAGCAGATCGCCGATAACGACATCCTGCTTTATATGAAAGGCAGCCCCAACGCGCCGCAGTGTGGTTTCTCCATGCGTGCCTCCCAGGCTGTGATGGCCTGTGGTAAGCGATTTGCCTATGTGGACGTGCTGTCCAACCCGGATATCCGTCAGGAACTGCCGAAATACGCCAACTGGCCGACCTTCCCGCAGTTGTGGGTGAAGCAGGAGCTGGTGGGTGGCTGCGACATCATCATGGAGATGCATGAAAGCGGTGAGCTGAAAACCCTGATCGAGGAAGCCGCCAAGGATGCCGAGCAGGGCGAGTAA
- a CDS encoding MBL fold metallo-hydrolase, whose translation MQLVRIETPVISHFAYLITDGDVAAIVDPRRDVDVYLRTARDLGCRITHILETHRHEDFVMGSRYLAEVTGAKVVNTGHALFGRGDIALGDREGFEVGALKLVALHTPGHTPESVCYLVFGLENDRPWGVFTGDTLFYGDTGRSDLPDEARAVENAGCIYDSVHEKLGGLDDEVLVFPAHGPGSVCGSGMHAIPHSTLGRERRVNPVFVKDRAAFAQQKGGEELPRPPYFRRMELVNLNGGLQPSASVDAVALMPPDRFAEAARDAKVIDTREPEGYCAAHIKNSYSVWLQGLPVFGGWVAESQDRILLVCDREEDIREGAMHLARIGLDRVVGGLKGGFPGWRDSGQPWGCCGVISPQSLRQALPSQRVLDVREAGEFAAGHIPGALHCFVGHLEEKLAKLALDKNAPLVVTCGVGHRAGVAVSILRRAGFRDVRNLLGGMKAWHTCDFPVMQGREGAPE comes from the coding sequence ATGCAACTGGTGCGGATCGAAACTCCGGTCATCTCGCATTTCGCTTACCTGATTACGGACGGCGATGTAGCGGCTATTGTGGACCCGAGGCGGGACGTGGACGTGTATTTGCGGACTGCCCGTGATCTTGGGTGCCGGATTACCCACATTCTGGAAACACACCGACACGAAGATTTCGTGATGGGATCCCGTTATCTGGCGGAGGTAACCGGGGCCAAAGTGGTGAATACCGGGCACGCGCTGTTCGGGCGAGGTGATATCGCACTGGGTGACCGCGAGGGGTTTGAAGTTGGTGCGCTGAAGCTGGTCGCCCTGCATACCCCGGGGCATACCCCGGAAAGTGTGTGCTATCTGGTGTTCGGGCTGGAAAATGACCGCCCCTGGGGCGTGTTTACCGGTGATACGCTTTTCTACGGGGATACCGGTCGCAGCGATCTGCCGGACGAAGCGCGTGCAGTGGAAAATGCCGGGTGTATCTACGACTCGGTGCACGAGAAACTCGGGGGGCTGGACGACGAGGTGCTGGTGTTTCCCGCCCATGGTCCGGGCTCGGTCTGTGGCAGTGGGATGCATGCCATTCCGCACTCTACCCTGGGGCGGGAGCGTCGGGTCAACCCGGTATTCGTCAAAGACAGGGCGGCATTTGCGCAGCAGAAAGGTGGCGAGGAGCTACCTCGACCTCCGTATTTCCGACGGATGGAGCTCGTCAATCTCAACGGTGGGTTGCAGCCATCGGCCTCTGTGGACGCGGTGGCCTTGATGCCCCCAGACAGGTTCGCTGAGGCTGCCCGCGATGCGAAGGTGATCGATACACGGGAGCCCGAGGGCTACTGCGCCGCGCATATCAAAAACAGCTACAGCGTGTGGCTCCAGGGTTTGCCGGTGTTTGGTGGTTGGGTAGCGGAGTCCCAGGACAGGATTCTGCTGGTGTGCGACCGCGAGGAAGACATCCGCGAGGGTGCAATGCACCTGGCGCGGATTGGCCTCGACCGGGTTGTCGGCGGGCTCAAGGGTGGTTTCCCAGGCTGGCGCGATAGTGGGCAGCCCTGGGGGTGTTGCGGGGTGATCTCGCCACAATCCCTGAGGCAGGCGCTGCCATCCCAGCGGGTCCTCGACGTGCGGGAGGCCGGTGAGTTCGCTGCCGGACATATTCCCGGTGCCCTGCATTGTTTTGTGGGGCATCTCGAAGAGAAGCTGGCGAAGTTGGCGCTGGATAAAAACGCCCCTCTGGTCGTGACCTGCGGTGTCGGGCACCGGGCCGGCGTGGCGGTGAGTATTCTGCGCCGAGCCGGGTTTCGCGATGTACGCAATCTGCTCGGCGGGATGAAAGCCTGGCACACCTGTGATTTCCCGGTCATGCAGGGGCGGGAGGGCGCCCCGGAGTAA
- a CDS encoding aspartate aminotransferase family protein: MATPALMQNYGNRTLTLVRGEGNYVWDDNGRRYLDALSGIAVCGLGHCHPAVTLAIQEQANTLLHVSNLYNIPPQEQLADKLVKLSGMDNVFFSNSGAEANEAAIKLARKLGNERGLACPKIVVTEGAFHGRTLATLTATGNPKVQQGFAPLPEGFLRVPYNDVAAIDALADSHDDIVAILVEPVQGEGGIRIPDADYLLRLRALCDNRDWLLMLDEIQTANGRSGKLFAYQHTDGLLPDVVTTAKGLGNGVPIGACLARGKAAELFTAGAHGSTFGGNPLACRAGLAVLETLESEWLIEKAATLGTQLLEQLRSDLAGCAHIKDIRGLGLLIGIELDRPCAELVDLARAQGLLINVTAGNVVRLLPPLTLNDTECQQVASTVAALVRDFAQQAA; this comes from the coding sequence GTGGCTACTCCCGCACTGATGCAGAACTACGGCAACAGAACCCTGACCCTGGTCAGAGGTGAAGGTAACTACGTGTGGGATGACAATGGCCGACGATATCTCGACGCGCTCTCCGGGATCGCGGTGTGTGGCCTCGGCCACTGCCACCCGGCGGTTACGCTGGCGATCCAGGAACAGGCCAACACCCTGCTGCATGTCTCGAACCTGTACAACATCCCGCCCCAGGAACAGCTGGCAGATAAACTGGTAAAGCTGTCGGGAATGGACAATGTGTTTTTCTCCAACTCCGGTGCCGAGGCCAACGAGGCAGCGATCAAGCTGGCACGCAAGCTCGGCAACGAGCGCGGCCTCGCCTGCCCCAAGATCGTGGTGACCGAAGGTGCATTCCACGGGCGTACCCTCGCCACCCTGACCGCCACCGGCAACCCCAAGGTGCAACAGGGCTTTGCGCCGCTGCCGGAAGGCTTTTTGCGGGTGCCGTATAACGATGTGGCAGCCATCGACGCGCTGGCCGATAGCCACGATGATATCGTGGCGATTCTGGTAGAGCCGGTACAAGGTGAAGGGGGCATCCGTATTCCGGACGCCGATTACCTGCTGCGCCTGCGCGCACTCTGCGACAACCGGGACTGGCTGCTGATGCTGGATGAAATCCAGACTGCCAACGGCCGTAGCGGCAAGCTGTTCGCCTATCAGCACACTGATGGCCTGCTGCCGGATGTGGTCACCACGGCCAAAGGCCTGGGTAACGGCGTGCCCATCGGCGCCTGCCTGGCGCGCGGTAAAGCCGCCGAACTATTTACTGCCGGCGCCCACGGCTCCACTTTTGGCGGCAATCCGCTGGCGTGCCGCGCTGGCCTGGCCGTGCTGGAGACCCTGGAGAGCGAGTGGCTGATCGAGAAAGCGGCAACCCTCGGTACGCAACTGCTGGAGCAGCTCAGATCCGACCTGGCCGGCTGTGCGCACATCAAAGACATCCGCGGCCTGGGATTGCTAATCGGCATCGAGCTGGATCGCCCCTGCGCCGAACTGGTGGATCTGGCCCGGGCCCAGGGACTGCTGATCAACGTCACCGCCGGCAACGTGGTGCGCCTGCTGCCGCCACTGACTCTGAACGATACGGAATGCCAACAGGTCGCCAGCACCGTCGCCGCACTGGTGCGGGACTTCGCGCAACAGGCCGCCTGA
- the argF gene encoding ornithine carbamoyltransferase: MAVRHFLTLLDLNRDELRSVVERAIELKALRNQGIASEPFRNKVLGMIFEKSSTRTRVSFEAGMAQMGGSALFLSPRDTQLGRGEPIEDSARVISRMVDMVMIRTFGHNVLERFAEYSKVPVINALSDSYHPCQLLADLQTYVEHRGSPEGKTVAWVGDGNNMCHSYINAALMYDFELRIACPEGYDPDEAILARAKDRVQVVRTPKEAVSGADWVATDVWASMGQETEQQIRLKAFDGYLVDHELMSHANRDAIFMHCLPAHRGEEVSGELLEDEKISVVWGEAENRLHAQKALMEFLQDNSN, from the coding sequence ATGGCAGTCAGACACTTTCTCACTCTGCTCGACCTGAATCGGGACGAATTGCGTTCAGTCGTCGAGCGCGCGATCGAGCTCAAGGCACTGCGTAACCAGGGCATTGCCAGCGAACCGTTTCGCAATAAAGTGCTGGGGATGATTTTTGAGAAATCGTCCACGCGCACCCGGGTTTCTTTTGAGGCGGGCATGGCGCAGATGGGCGGCAGTGCCCTGTTCCTGTCCCCCCGCGACACCCAGCTGGGACGCGGTGAACCGATTGAAGACAGTGCGCGAGTGATCTCGCGCATGGTCGACATGGTGATGATCCGCACCTTCGGCCACAACGTGCTGGAGCGCTTTGCGGAATACAGCAAGGTGCCGGTGATCAACGCCCTCTCCGACAGCTACCACCCCTGTCAGCTGCTGGCAGACCTGCAGACCTACGTAGAACATCGCGGTAGCCCGGAAGGCAAAACCGTGGCCTGGGTAGGAGACGGCAACAACATGTGCCACTCCTATATCAATGCCGCGCTGATGTACGACTTTGAACTGCGTATCGCCTGCCCGGAAGGCTACGATCCGGACGAAGCCATCCTCGCCCGTGCCAAAGACCGGGTGCAGGTGGTGCGCACCCCAAAAGAAGCCGTCAGCGGCGCCGACTGGGTTGCCACCGATGTGTGGGCGTCCATGGGCCAGGAAACCGAGCAGCAGATCCGCCTCAAGGCGTTCGACGGCTACCTGGTCGACCACGAGCTGATGAGCCACGCCAACCGGGATGCCATCTTTATGCACTGCCTCCCGGCGCACCGCGGCGAAGAAGTCAGTGGCGAACTGCTGGAAGATGAAAAAATCTCCG